One window of the Peromyscus maniculatus bairdii isolate BWxNUB_F1_BW_parent chromosome 18, HU_Pman_BW_mat_3.1, whole genome shotgun sequence genome contains the following:
- the LOC102922435 gene encoding lysozyme C-2, whose product MKALLSLGLFLLSVTVQAKVYERCEFARTLKSHGMDGYLGISLANWVCLAQHESNFNTRATNYNPGGQSTDYGIFQINSRYWCNDGKTPRAVNACGISCSALLQDDITQAIQCAKRVVRDPQGIKAWVAWRSHCQNRDLTQYIRNCGV is encoded by the exons ATGAAGGCTCTCCTCTCTCTGGGgctcttcctgctttctgtcactgtccAGGCCAAGGTCTATGAACGCTGTGAGTTCGCCAGAACTCTGAAAAGCCATGGAATGGATGGCTACTTGGGAATCAGCCTGGCAAACT GGGTGTGTTTGGCTCAGCATGAGAGTAATTTTAACACACGAGCTACAAACTACAACCCTGGAGGCCAAAGCACCGACTATGGGATATTTCAGATCAATAGCCGATACTGGTGTAATGATGGCAAAACCCCAAGAGCAGTGAATGCCTGTGGGATATCCTGCAGTG CTTTGCTCCAGGATGACATCACTCAAGCCATTCAATGTGCAAAGAGGGTTGTGAGGGATCCACAAGGCATTAAAGCATG GGTGGCCTGGAGAAGCCACTGTCAAAACCGAGATCTCACCCAGTACATTCGCAACTGTGGAGTCTAA